From a single Pseudalkalibacillus hwajinpoensis genomic region:
- a CDS encoding iron-containing alcohol dehydrogenase, whose protein sequence is MEHFAVFRTPKTILYGRESLKQIGVEAAIRGQKALIVSDQVMFGLGYVTGCQETLKQEGVESEVYTGVESEPTDHYVTEALVLFKNTDCDLVISLGGGSCIDTAKAIAVLATNGGYIGDYRANQTIAEKAPIPHLAIPTTAGTGSEATDVTVITNTMTDVKMMIKQPAFMPDVAIVDPLLSASSPQHVTAATGIDALSHAVEAYLSKRAHPMTDTIALSAMKLIIENIKSAYNDGDNLDARESMSLGALQAGMAFTNASVCLVHGMSRPIGALFHVPHGYSNAILLPAVLEYSKGSCTDRLADLGRLFQPQSTSLSNDEAADIAVASVKSLCASLNIPNLKTWGIDESTYNTAISKMAADALDSGSPAHNPRLPTQSELEDLYKICYDYQFTSEAKIH, encoded by the coding sequence TTGGAACACTTTGCAGTTTTTCGTACACCTAAAACGATTCTATATGGAAGAGAGTCGCTTAAGCAAATTGGAGTGGAAGCTGCCATTCGCGGACAGAAAGCCCTTATTGTCAGTGATCAGGTTATGTTTGGTCTCGGTTATGTAACAGGATGTCAGGAAACCCTCAAGCAAGAGGGAGTCGAAAGTGAAGTTTATACAGGCGTTGAGTCTGAGCCCACGGACCATTATGTCACCGAGGCGTTAGTTCTTTTTAAAAATACAGACTGTGACTTAGTAATTTCACTTGGAGGCGGAAGCTGTATTGATACGGCCAAAGCGATTGCCGTTCTTGCAACAAATGGCGGGTACATAGGTGACTACCGGGCAAACCAGACGATCGCAGAGAAGGCGCCTATTCCACACCTTGCCATCCCAACGACCGCGGGAACCGGTTCAGAAGCAACCGACGTCACGGTCATTACGAATACAATGACAGATGTGAAAATGATGATCAAGCAGCCTGCCTTTATGCCAGATGTCGCCATCGTTGATCCATTGTTATCAGCTTCATCTCCACAGCATGTAACGGCTGCGACAGGAATTGATGCCCTTAGCCATGCGGTGGAAGCGTACCTTTCAAAACGGGCGCATCCGATGACAGATACGATCGCGTTATCCGCAATGAAGCTTATCATCGAAAATATTAAAAGCGCTTACAATGATGGTGATAACCTTGATGCCAGAGAATCAATGAGTTTAGGCGCTCTCCAGGCGGGAATGGCTTTTACAAATGCTTCCGTCTGTCTTGTTCATGGGATGTCTCGTCCGATCGGTGCTCTATTTCACGTCCCACATGGCTATTCCAATGCGATTCTACTGCCAGCCGTCCTGGAATATAGTAAAGGATCATGCACCGATCGGCTTGCGGATCTCGGACGACTTTTTCAGCCCCAAAGTACCTCATTATCAAATGATGAAGCAGCTGACATCGCAGTTGCCTCTGTCAAAAGCCTTTGCGCCTCATTAAACATTCCCAACTTGAAAACATGGGGGATCGATGAGTCCACCTACAACACCGCCATCAGTAAAATGGCAGCCGATGCTCTCGACAGCGGAAGCCCGGCTCATAACCCAAGACTTCCAACACAATCTGAATTAGAAGATCTCTACAAGATTTGTTATGACTACCAGTTTACCAGTGAGGCAAAAATCCACTAG